The DNA sequence cgccatttttccgccagttttccgccagtaggaaaaagctatatttggcccgaaaaaaaaaacagaatcaacttttttaatacagttaatatgtttgtttaatattattcaaaattttatatatttattgatttagtttaacgttattcatttaattttgtagtcaaatcgtgcagcttatgctgaatccatttatcctttgttatatgaaaaacagtggcatgtcccggatgacgtggcaagtcgcattgttcttcaccaagatggacacgtaggcgagccggtagaccgaggatgcaacgcataccatccgaaggtgaagatgttattggacgtagatgtagccgatgcggtggtgttggacattataggcagagatgtatgaattcattgtcttatgctttgaattagaaagttttaatttagtgttatggtttaatatgttttgataattatttcatatattggatataatattttctacttcacggtggaagatttattagtaatcttttttttttaatttaatcccaaatgaaaagaggctttctggagttgattttaaatttttagtttacatatcattttatgaaatgtccaaatgattttgaaaagaaaaacaaacatatattattttttcttttatttaaaatggttattgattttaaacgttaatacattttttgttaattccatgttcatcttatataatatttttcttcactctgaatttttttaccccaccatcaacttaaataatctattagaaattgattttccaagtagaaaaaattaatttccgaTAGGAGtaaatattattcaacaattttcacttggaggaaatttttttcaaccggaggaaaaaattttcgcctggcggaaaattatccagaaACTTCAATTGGTCTCCATATGGGATTTTCGACtggaggaaaatatttcctccaggaggaaaacaggaggaaaacttttcctcctggaggaaatattttccgacaagcggaaaatttttcagaatctgcaattgagctcgtaagATACTTGTGCATAatgaaattctaataaataaatgggCAAGtctaaatttttcaaaacttaacctccaaacaatatttgtaataataataaaccgaaTTAGAAGTTGGCATCTCTTTCGAGTTCTTGGAAATGAACTAGTATTTCATTATTAGATTAACTGAACTTGATTTGATGAGTACCTATGTAAAATTTCAGCctaaagtttgaaatttgtgGTTAAATTGAGAGATTCACATACAACCTAATAAGTTATCAACTCCCCAATACCTTCTTGATAGAAAGATATTCAGACTAACTTTAAATTCATCTCTAAATTCTGAcacattgttttattttatataacagTAAGAATGATGTCTTTTTATGTTTGCTCAAATATTGGCAATTAGCATTCATAAAAACCTTTAAAATGCACCAATCAAATGCCCTAAAATCAAGGTTGAAGAAAATAGATACAAGTCAGAATTGCAGAAAATGTAATTGGTgcttttatttggattaaatttTGCCCTGTCATTTTCTTTAGAATGCTCATGGCCCTCATTTAATATTTTCGAAAGAATCtaaaaaatcaacaattgaAAAATGCTACACTCTTCCTGAAGGTCCAATATCAAAAAAGTCTACGAGCATAAAGAGCTATGTACCAATTTAACTCCAAGCATCTTATTAACAAATTCCTTATATAAACATGGGCTTCCATAAACATGGTTCTTTTTGTTTACCAAATCAATCATTTAAAGGATATCCTAGTGATTAACAAGCTTAGGTTACAAGGAGAGAAGAAATAATAGGACTTGCTCTCTAAATACATTTTAGTCAATAAGAGATTGGGACAAAATAACATTGAAAggtaaaaaagaaaacgaaaagaaCGAATGAATCTTGCTGCTTATAAGAAAAGTAACATAATAATGATTTCCTTCTATGTTGACCACATACAAGAACGGAAGGATTTCAGAAGGTAATGCTAAAGCTTCTTCAAATCTGATAACTGAACGGGTTTTAAGAGGAACTCCTCAGCACCTCCTTCTAAGCACCTGTTTTTCATGCACGTGAGttttgtaattattaatttcaccaaaaaatataaaataaaactttgcaTTCAATGCATGCTTGTTATACAGAAAatgtaaggggaaaaaaaaaataaataaagaagttgaaagaaatttacATGTTTATTCTGGATGGTACATTCTCTGATGACATTATCACAACTGGTACATCTTTCCATGAAGATCCCTGAAGGAGAATATCCAAAAGGACTTTcaatcaaaattaagaaattaaagaggaaataaaaaataatgcaaaaaggaAATGGTTTTTAGGTTAAATTGGAATTGTTTTTTCCTTGTTGTATCTTTTATTTGTGTGCGgtctatataaaatatttgggaaataaaatcaaaattaacaatGAGCCACCCACCCATTAAGACactattttgtaataaaaagtTGTAGATTTAAAAAAGGTCAAAAGAATAGTTTATTTTCACATTATACAAAACttgttttacaaaaataaattaatcatgAGAAAAAGTTAGTTTAACCTTGACTCGTTTGAGTAAATCATAGCCACTCATCCCTGGCATACAATAGTCTGTcatgatcaagttgacttttgatCCCTGCATTTGTTTGCAAATGCATAATATATTACAAACAACAATCatcaaaatgtaaatatttaattgttcTGTTACTCCAAATTTCATATCATATTATCATtctaaacataatatatatcagAGAGAGAACAGACGgcgagatttttttta is a window from the Ziziphus jujuba cultivar Dongzao chromosome 11, ASM3175591v1 genome containing:
- the LOC132799981 gene encoding two-component response regulator ORR4-like; translation: MLLQGSKVNLIMTDYCMPGMSGYDLLKRVKGSSWKDVPVVIMSSENVPSRINMCLEGGAEEFLLKPVQLSDLKKL